Proteins found in one Agaribacterium sp. ZY112 genomic segment:
- the traF gene encoding conjugal transfer protein TraF produces the protein MNKHFQHTVYLQKAVTKVKSTPFRTAIKMISSGGLLLACQSIYAANALAPYSSLGGTGLETAIANPAQLSANQKLGYSSKVGVGFNGGVALEYGNVDEIFKIIDTISYYLSDKDDGSSPPEPPPEALPPQPGNLPYQPTIEDIINNNPEYVEWFDALQKQATFLASALAIISQESYAKGYADFDGQLLISHNIYGGSLAFGLKRSGLTKARGILDDFDWNTEEALQVLQDVIELEVDAPREEFHLSDDILLVVDRSNNDLDVKMDNDSLLLTRSSVIQQFHLDYSRQVLDYTSGSLQLGLRPKIIHAGLSQVDTRFGDITDSSELVDDIKNADLHYSTKASLDIGAYWNSNNYSLGFSVSDLFSPSFAYPAIDRSRYSKSQVLQKIHKTDQWKLSRQSNIEANIYTTNRRWMLSANTDLETTSDPMGDLHKWRSIGVQYMHPSRKVPSARLGYRTDIARKDLEYISIGTTIAKLVQIDLASTLNTVSIDGKTLPRGMALNLGFQFNF, from the coding sequence ATGAATAAGCATTTTCAACATACAGTGTATCTACAAAAAGCAGTTACAAAGGTAAAAAGCACACCATTCAGAACCGCAATAAAAATGATAAGCAGCGGCGGGCTTTTATTAGCCTGTCAAAGCATCTATGCCGCAAACGCGCTCGCACCTTATAGCAGCCTTGGCGGCACAGGCTTAGAAACCGCAATAGCCAACCCTGCTCAACTCAGCGCTAACCAAAAACTAGGTTATTCGAGTAAAGTAGGTGTTGGTTTTAATGGCGGCGTCGCTTTGGAATACGGTAATGTCGATGAAATTTTTAAGATCATTGATACCATCTCATATTATTTAAGTGACAAAGATGACGGCAGCTCGCCACCCGAACCACCTCCAGAAGCCTTGCCACCACAACCAGGCAACCTGCCATATCAACCAACCATTGAAGATATTATTAATAACAACCCTGAATATGTTGAGTGGTTTGATGCACTACAGAAGCAAGCTACTTTTCTAGCTTCAGCACTGGCTATTATATCTCAAGAGTCCTACGCCAAGGGCTATGCTGACTTTGATGGCCAGCTACTTATCAGTCACAATATCTACGGTGGTAGCTTAGCTTTTGGTCTAAAACGATCTGGACTTACAAAAGCCCGAGGCATATTAGACGATTTTGACTGGAATACAGAAGAAGCCTTGCAAGTGCTTCAGGACGTAATTGAATTAGAGGTGGATGCTCCACGCGAAGAGTTTCACCTAAGCGACGATATTCTTCTTGTCGTCGACAGAAGCAATAACGACCTTGATGTAAAAATGGATAACGACAGCTTACTCTTAACTCGAAGCTCAGTTATTCAGCAGTTCCATCTTGATTACAGCCGCCAAGTTTTGGACTACACGTCAGGCTCACTGCAACTAGGCCTTCGTCCCAAAATCATTCACGCTGGACTGAGTCAGGTTGATACACGATTTGGCGATATTACCGATTCTAGTGAACTCGTCGATGACATTAAAAATGCCGATCTTCATTACAGCACTAAAGCCAGCCTTGATATCGGAGCTTATTGGAACTCGAATAATTACAGCCTAGGCTTTAGTGTAAGTGACTTATTCTCTCCCAGCTTTGCCTATCCAGCGATAGACCGAAGCCGCTATAGTAAAAGCCAAGTATTACAAAAAATACATAAAACTGATCAGTGGAAATTAAGTCGACAGAGTAATATTGAAGCCAATATATACACTACAAATAGACGCTGGATGCTATCAGCCAATACCGATCTAGAAACAACTAGCGATCCGATGGGGGACTTACATAAATGGCGCTCCATCGGCGTGCAGTACATGCACCCGAGCCGCAAAGTGCCTAGTGCACGATTAGGCTATCGTACAGACATAGCACGTAAAGACTTAGAATATATAAGTATCGGTACAACCATTGCCAAGCTTGTTCAAATCGACTTAGCAAGCACCTTAAATACCGTTAGTATTGATGGCAAGACCTTACCGCGAGGCATGGCACTTAATCTTGGCTTTCAGTTTAACTTTTAA
- a CDS encoding Gfo/Idh/MocA family protein: MTHLTWGIVGAGRIAKQFAQDIQYVSNAKLLAVAARDLKRAQEFADAHAIGTAYGSYAELFNDQTIDAIYIATPHSFHFEQAKAAMLAGKHVLCEKPICVSSDEFSELAAVAKAQGVLLMEAMWTYFLPALRQAKRWVDEGKIGQIKHIKADFGYLAPYEPNSREYDAALAGGSLLDVGIYPLALALFFSEQELSGLQVCANLAENGVDDDVIITASSGDIKLSLASSFQCWLENAAFIVGDKGRIVIPNFFAASQVHLYNEDKRLESFDDGRSSLGYDYEIQHFSQLVLNGAVDNDFESPVVSHKRSLILQRQMEEIRALF, from the coding sequence ATGACACATCTTACTTGGGGCATTGTTGGGGCAGGGCGCATTGCCAAGCAATTTGCACAGGACATTCAGTACGTAAGTAATGCCAAGCTACTAGCTGTGGCGGCGAGAGATCTTAAACGCGCTCAAGAGTTTGCCGATGCACACGCTATTGGCACAGCTTATGGCTCTTACGCGGAACTCTTTAACGATCAAACGATTGATGCCATCTATATAGCCACGCCACATAGCTTCCACTTTGAACAAGCAAAAGCCGCAATGCTGGCTGGTAAACATGTTCTTTGTGAGAAACCCATATGCGTTAGCAGTGACGAGTTCAGTGAGCTTGCCGCTGTGGCTAAGGCTCAAGGTGTTTTGTTGATGGAAGCGATGTGGACTTATTTCTTACCTGCGCTGCGTCAAGCTAAACGCTGGGTAGACGAGGGCAAGATAGGCCAGATTAAACACATCAAAGCCGACTTTGGTTATCTCGCCCCCTACGAGCCAAACAGCCGAGAATACGATGCGGCACTGGCCGGAGGCTCTTTATTGGATGTTGGTATTTACCCTTTAGCACTGGCGCTATTTTTTAGTGAGCAAGAGCTAAGCGGCCTCCAGGTTTGTGCAAACCTAGCCGAAAATGGGGTGGATGATGATGTCATCATTACCGCCAGTTCAGGCGATATTAAATTAAGTCTGGCTTCTTCTTTTCAGTGCTGGTTAGAAAATGCAGCCTTTATTGTTGGCGATAAAGGCCGCATTGTTATCCCTAACTTTTTTGCCGCATCACAAGTGCATTTATATAACGAAGACAAACGACTCGAATCGTTTGACGATGGTCGCTCAAGCTTGGGGTATGACTACGAAATACAACACTTTAGCCAACTTGTATTAAATGGCGCTGTTGATAATGACTTTGAAAGCCCAGTTGTGAGCCATAAGCGAAGTTTGATTTTGCAAAGGCAGATGGAAGAGATTAGGGCTTTGTTTTAG
- a CDS encoding AAA family ATPase, producing MNKLLDGVLESVSQVLLGKEQQLKLALCCLLARGHLLIEDLPGMGKTTLAQCLARVLGLSYQRVQFTSDLLPGDILGTSIFDQNKASFRFHPGPIFTQLLLADEINRSTPKAQSALLEAMEERQVSIDSESHPLPNPFFVIATQNPLSQAGTYVLPESQLDRFLMCISLGYPSPEAERQLLLGQDPRQRMPSINPLLSVEDLAKVQEQVEEVHVSDALVAYVQRLVHFTRENQSFTHGLSPRAAMALIKAAKSWALLHGRQHVLPDDVQAVFASVVEHRVEGGTALKASDTEGAQSLSRLALNSVDVLGL from the coding sequence ATGAACAAACTTCTCGATGGCGTGTTGGAATCGGTATCTCAGGTTCTACTCGGCAAAGAGCAGCAACTAAAGCTAGCGCTTTGTTGTCTTTTGGCTCGTGGCCATCTACTTATTGAAGATTTACCCGGTATGGGTAAAACAACCTTAGCGCAATGTCTTGCTCGAGTGCTTGGTCTCAGTTACCAGCGAGTACAATTCACCAGTGATTTATTACCGGGTGATATTCTTGGTACTTCTATTTTTGATCAAAATAAAGCCAGCTTCCGTTTTCATCCTGGACCTATCTTTACGCAATTATTATTAGCAGATGAAATAAATCGCAGTACGCCTAAGGCGCAAAGCGCTTTGTTAGAAGCAATGGAAGAGCGCCAGGTCAGTATCGATTCTGAAAGCCATCCCTTACCTAATCCTTTTTTTGTTATTGCTACTCAAAACCCCCTTTCTCAGGCGGGAACCTATGTTTTACCGGAATCACAGCTTGATCGTTTTTTAATGTGTATTTCTCTGGGGTATCCGAGTCCTGAAGCAGAGAGGCAATTATTACTAGGCCAAGATCCTCGTCAGCGAATGCCTTCAATCAATCCGCTATTAAGCGTCGAAGACTTAGCTAAAGTACAGGAGCAGGTTGAAGAAGTGCATGTCAGTGATGCTCTGGTGGCTTATGTTCAACGTCTTGTGCACTTTACTCGTGAGAACCAATCCTTTACTCATGGCTTAAGTCCGAGAGCGGCGATGGCCTTAATTAAGGCTGCCAAAAGTTGGGCGCTTTTACACGGCCGACAACATGTTTTACCTGATGATGTACAAGCGGTCTTTGCCAGTGTGGTGGAGCATCGCGTGGAAGGTGGCACAGCATTAAAAGCAAGTGATACTGAGGGGGCTCAAAGTTTGAGCCGCTTAGCCTTGAATTCGGTTGACGTGCTTGGTCTTTGA
- a CDS encoding DUF58 domain-containing protein, translating to MLVKIRRFFNKRFQYFAAKRIGSSTTFTLGQRNVFVFPSSSALPFVSVLIVLWLLGTNYQNNLILALVFLMAALMVFAILSAFNNMRGLKLHYLGQKEAFAGERVYLRFSLEHQRQKALDAIEFAWRGQLDNSLVIDLQPGEIKEFELAFHCTQRGVYPLPKMRVQSVFPLGIIRCWTWLTWSGQLYVYPKPQDGDMGYHGYSENEGEQAGEQSGSEDFSGLRPFRPGDAIARIHWKSLAKAQGLQIKEFSQPQSQLVCLDYTRVNANSLEQRLSILCYHVLKLYQQQQDFSFILPGFKRDQSCSRIHRDECLNALASYATSKEPLTHA from the coding sequence TTGTTAGTTAAAATAAGACGCTTTTTTAATAAACGTTTCCAATACTTTGCTGCTAAACGTATTGGAAGCTCAACGACCTTTACCTTAGGGCAACGAAATGTCTTTGTTTTCCCTTCGAGTTCAGCGCTGCCTTTTGTTTCTGTGCTTATTGTGCTGTGGTTATTAGGCACTAATTACCAAAATAATTTAATTCTGGCGCTGGTCTTTCTTATGGCTGCGCTTATGGTGTTTGCTATCTTAAGTGCCTTTAATAATATGCGAGGCTTGAAGTTACACTACCTTGGTCAGAAGGAGGCCTTTGCAGGGGAGAGAGTTTATCTACGTTTTAGCTTAGAGCATCAAAGGCAAAAAGCATTAGATGCCATTGAATTTGCTTGGCGTGGGCAATTGGATAATAGCCTTGTTATTGATTTGCAACCTGGTGAAATAAAAGAATTTGAGCTGGCTTTTCACTGCACACAGCGTGGCGTCTACCCACTACCGAAAATGCGTGTACAAAGCGTATTCCCCTTGGGGATTATTCGTTGTTGGACATGGTTAACTTGGTCAGGACAACTCTATGTTTACCCAAAGCCTCAAGACGGCGACATGGGCTATCACGGCTATAGCGAAAATGAGGGAGAGCAAGCGGGTGAGCAGAGTGGTTCGGAGGATTTTTCTGGGCTACGACCCTTTCGTCCTGGTGATGCAATCGCTCGCATTCATTGGAAAAGCCTTGCCAAAGCTCAGGGCTTACAAATTAAAGAGTTTAGTCAGCCACAAAGCCAGCTTGTGTGTTTAGATTACACTCGTGTTAATGCAAATTCGTTAGAGCAGCGCTTAAGTATTCTGTGTTATCACGTATTAAAGCTCTATCAGCAGCAACAAGATTTTTCATTTATCTTACCAGGGTTTAAACGTGATCAATCCTGCAGTCGTATTCATAGAGACGAATGCTTAAATGCGCTGGCAAGCTACGCTACCTCTAAAGAGCCGCTGACTCATGCTTAA
- a CDS encoding FAD-binding and (Fe-S)-binding domain-containing protein, with protein sequence MIPKLDQLSPVDSLYQTFLDRLRSTAFKGDLSADYGHRTALATDNSIYQILPQAAVYPKSIDDLICLAQLAAEPEFATIVLTARGGGTGTNGQSLSDGIVVDISRHMNQVLEVNQEERWVRVQTGVVKDQLNAALKPYGLFFAPELSTSNRATIGGMINTDASGQGSCLYGKTRDHVLELHTVLLGGEVLHSHSLDEQHLQSASQNDSKSAEIHRICDSIWKEHKERIQASFPKLNRCLTGYDLAHIRDEKDQLNLNNILCGSEGTLGFIAEAKLNVLPIPKCSALIIVKYSDFEASLRDAPELMKAGPTSIETIDSKVLNLAMQDISWTEVEEFFEGDTTAPVQGINLVEYTADSDDELKEKMQQLIEQLKNNQLSRPIGYSMAMGGNAVSRIWGMRKRAVGLLGNAKGEARPIPFVEDTAVPPEHLADFIMEFRAVLDRHQLSYGMFGHVDAGVLHVRPALDMKNPEHETMAWQISDEVAKLCQKYGGLLWGEHGKGLRSAYAPDFFGPLYAQLQRIKAAFDQHNQLNPGKIATPDANSQLIGISEPVTRGQLDREINSDDWQQFNSAVYCNGNGACYNWNFYDAMCPSYKATRLRTDSPKGRASLIREWMRLISVQGQSTAAISKQSFVSSLSQLPKKIANSFAKKRGAYDFSHEVYASMSTCLSCKTCKGQCPIKVDVPDFRSKFLSLYHTRYLRPLKDYLVASLEYLLPPMSKVPALYNLVMGNSLVKALLKHGVGFVDGPMLSRCPLAEKELPVASLNKLNALSDEEKAKSLILVQDAFTRYFDASTVSQLASALQKLGFTVWLAPFKANGKPLHVHGFLSAFKNNARKNMAMLNELSQSGVALVGIDPSMTLTYRAEYVDVLGKEQCVEVQLLQEFLFSKLEQLPALPLKDSQAKRFTLLSHCTEKTNAAGSNKHWQAIYQKLGLELSIPAVGCCGMAGTFGHEARNEQLSKEIYAMSWRDTVDAADASTLVATGYSCRCQVKREQELHIKHPISALLDLFDNSSTSTQ encoded by the coding sequence ATGATTCCCAAGTTAGATCAGCTATCACCTGTCGATAGCCTTTACCAAACCTTTCTCGACCGCTTACGCAGCACAGCCTTTAAGGGCGATCTCAGTGCTGACTACGGCCATCGCACGGCACTTGCTACGGATAATTCCATCTATCAAATTTTGCCTCAAGCGGCTGTCTACCCTAAAAGCATTGACGATCTGATCTGCTTGGCACAACTTGCCGCTGAACCTGAGTTTGCCACCATTGTATTAACTGCACGCGGGGGCGGCACGGGCACCAACGGGCAAAGCTTAAGTGACGGTATTGTGGTGGATATCAGCCGCCATATGAATCAGGTGTTGGAAGTCAATCAAGAAGAGCGCTGGGTGCGTGTGCAAACCGGTGTGGTCAAAGACCAGCTCAACGCCGCACTGAAACCCTACGGTTTGTTTTTTGCGCCCGAGCTAAGTACCAGCAATCGCGCCACCATTGGAGGCATGATCAATACCGATGCCTCAGGCCAAGGCTCTTGCCTATATGGTAAAACACGTGATCACGTGCTTGAGCTCCATACGGTGTTGCTTGGCGGTGAGGTCTTACACAGTCACAGCCTAGATGAACAGCATTTACAAAGCGCTAGCCAAAATGACAGTAAAAGCGCAGAAATCCACCGTATTTGTGACAGTATCTGGAAAGAACACAAAGAGCGCATTCAAGCGAGCTTTCCTAAATTAAACCGCTGCCTAACCGGTTATGACCTCGCCCATATTCGCGACGAGAAAGATCAGCTCAATCTCAATAACATACTATGCGGCAGTGAAGGTACGCTTGGTTTTATTGCCGAAGCCAAACTAAATGTTCTGCCTATCCCCAAATGTTCTGCACTGATTATTGTTAAATACAGTGATTTTGAAGCCTCTCTGCGCGATGCCCCTGAGCTTATGAAGGCTGGGCCAACCAGTATAGAGACCATCGATTCAAAGGTCTTAAATCTGGCGATGCAAGACATTAGCTGGACAGAAGTGGAAGAATTTTTTGAGGGTGACACCACTGCACCTGTGCAAGGTATCAACCTAGTTGAATACACCGCCGACAGTGACGACGAACTCAAAGAAAAAATGCAGCAGCTCATTGAGCAGCTTAAAAACAATCAACTGAGTCGCCCTATTGGTTATTCCATGGCCATGGGGGGCAATGCGGTGTCTCGTATTTGGGGCATGCGTAAACGCGCCGTAGGTCTACTTGGCAATGCTAAAGGTGAGGCTCGCCCTATTCCTTTTGTTGAAGATACCGCCGTGCCGCCAGAACATTTAGCTGATTTTATTATGGAGTTCCGCGCTGTACTCGATCGCCATCAATTAAGTTACGGTATGTTTGGCCATGTTGACGCCGGTGTGCTTCACGTACGCCCTGCTCTGGATATGAAAAACCCAGAGCACGAAACCATGGCTTGGCAGATCAGTGATGAGGTCGCTAAGCTTTGCCAAAAATACGGTGGCCTACTTTGGGGAGAACACGGCAAAGGCTTGCGTTCGGCTTACGCTCCCGATTTTTTTGGGCCTTTATATGCGCAGCTACAGCGTATTAAAGCCGCGTTCGATCAACACAATCAGTTAAACCCGGGAAAAATCGCCACACCCGATGCCAATAGCCAGTTAATTGGTATTTCAGAGCCTGTGACCCGAGGCCAGTTAGACCGCGAAATCAATAGCGATGATTGGCAGCAGTTTAATAGCGCCGTGTACTGTAACGGCAACGGTGCGTGTTATAACTGGAATTTTTACGATGCGATGTGCCCATCTTACAAAGCCACGCGTTTGCGTACTGACAGCCCCAAAGGCCGAGCCAGTCTTATTCGTGAATGGATGCGTTTGATCAGTGTGCAAGGTCAAAGCACTGCAGCCATTAGCAAGCAGTCCTTTGTCTCATCGCTGAGTCAGCTGCCTAAAAAAATCGCCAACAGCTTTGCTAAAAAGCGCGGTGCTTACGATTTCAGTCATGAAGTGTACGCCAGTATGTCGACCTGTTTATCGTGTAAAACCTGTAAGGGTCAGTGCCCTATTAAAGTCGATGTACCGGATTTCAGAAGTAAGTTTTTATCTCTGTATCACACGCGCTATTTGCGCCCGTTAAAAGATTACTTGGTGGCCAGCCTTGAGTATTTATTGCCACCCATGTCAAAAGTACCCGCGCTCTACAACCTTGTTATGGGCAATAGCTTGGTCAAAGCCTTGCTTAAACACGGTGTCGGTTTTGTTGATGGGCCCATGTTAAGTCGCTGCCCGCTTGCAGAAAAAGAATTGCCAGTGGCCTCACTAAATAAGCTCAATGCGCTAAGTGATGAAGAAAAAGCCAAGAGTCTGATTCTTGTTCAAGATGCCTTTACTCGTTACTTTGACGCGAGCACAGTAAGCCAATTAGCAAGCGCCTTACAAAAACTCGGCTTTACGGTTTGGCTTGCCCCATTTAAAGCCAACGGCAAACCCTTACATGTGCACGGCTTTTTATCTGCATTTAAAAACAATGCGCGTAAAAACATGGCCATGTTAAACGAGCTTAGTCAAAGCGGCGTGGCTCTAGTGGGCATCGACCCATCCATGACCCTAACCTATAGAGCAGAATACGTTGATGTCTTAGGTAAAGAGCAGTGTGTTGAGGTGCAACTATTACAAGAGTTTTTATTCTCTAAACTTGAACAACTGCCAGCACTGCCACTTAAAGACTCACAAGCCAAACGCTTTACACTGCTTAGCCACTGCACAGAAAAAACCAACGCTGCCGGTTCCAACAAACACTGGCAAGCCATTTATCAAAAACTGGGCCTTGAATTAAGCATTCCGGCTGTCGGTTGCTGTGGTATGGCCGGCACCTTTGGCCACGAAGCGCGCAACGAACAACTCTCTAAAGAGATTTACGCTATGAGCTGGCGCGACACCGTTGATGCTGCCGATGCAAGCACACTCGTCGCCACAGGTTACAGCTGTCGCTGCCAAGTAAAACGTGAGCAAGAGTTACATATTAAACACCCTATTTCTGCCCTGCTCGATTTATTTGATAACAGCTCAACCAGCACTCAATAA
- a CDS encoding transglutaminaseTgpA domain-containing protein produces MLNYQLQQQSLVKLLVSLLLCALPLLLLFPAWLALLFIVVSTWRIFVFKRNLSLPSTTIKASLLVLGLVAIALSFSRLLSVEVFVCFFLVALFLKLLELQWRKDALLVVHLIFVVLACNFLFYQSFLLSLYAFVCVFVVLWFWMGLFQTRKTNIKRQLTNLAFVFAVVLPLLLLLFVSIPRLGPLWKMPGQGQTASTGFSDSMAPGDFSKLIRSNETAFRVNFEGELPRPEQRYWRAMVLDKFDGRRWTQALKWQAWSYKEDTGLGPKQSWQLRYDSNSLLSYKVLVEAHQQPWLFSLMAPVSARASSLSLSFTDNATIKNRYKLGTRSEYQVSSAMRYTYSAQSLSPEFKRRNLLLPSNNSRALAYAKELRKGVGLGSEADERLIEKVLAQYHASFFYTLEPPILGSNTVDEFLFDSKQGFCEHFSSSFVFLLRAAGIPARVVVGYQGGQWNQAASYLLVKQSDAHAWAEAWIEGKGWLRFDPTAAVAPSRIERSLSEALSPEEAQALLGLRASVPMLQWLSLRLDEINYRWQSLVVNFDGASQHALLSRLLGHVTSWRMLLLFLGGFACILLLYFSLLWLSRPTKTLTARDRAFYQLLMRLNKAGYHREKHETAMHFVKRVANLEPAWRLSLFSIARQYETLLYNKKGQADGQAEKAFVLACKHWRAIKS; encoded by the coding sequence ATGCTTAACTACCAGCTTCAGCAGCAGAGCTTAGTTAAGTTATTAGTTAGCTTGTTACTGTGCGCACTGCCACTGCTGCTGTTATTTCCTGCTTGGTTAGCACTTCTTTTTATTGTGGTTTCTACTTGGCGAATATTTGTTTTTAAACGCAACCTATCACTACCTTCCACCACCATTAAGGCATCACTGTTAGTACTAGGCCTTGTGGCTATTGCCTTAAGCTTTTCTCGTTTGCTTTCTGTTGAAGTGTTTGTTTGCTTTTTTCTTGTGGCACTATTTTTAAAGCTATTAGAGTTACAGTGGCGTAAAGATGCTTTACTTGTTGTTCATCTGATTTTTGTTGTCTTGGCCTGCAACTTTCTTTTTTATCAAAGCTTTCTTTTATCTCTTTATGCTTTTGTGTGTGTATTTGTTGTACTTTGGTTTTGGATGGGGCTTTTTCAAACCCGTAAAACCAATATTAAAAGGCAGTTAACGAATTTAGCCTTTGTGTTTGCTGTGGTTTTGCCTTTGTTGCTCTTACTGTTTGTATCTATACCTCGTTTGGGGCCTTTGTGGAAAATGCCAGGGCAGGGGCAAACGGCATCTACAGGCTTTAGTGATAGTATGGCACCTGGCGATTTTAGTAAGCTTATTCGTTCCAACGAAACAGCCTTTAGAGTGAACTTTGAAGGCGAATTGCCTCGTCCGGAGCAGCGCTATTGGCGAGCAATGGTACTGGATAAGTTTGATGGACGGCGTTGGACGCAAGCACTTAAGTGGCAGGCTTGGAGCTATAAAGAAGATACTGGCTTAGGTCCTAAGCAAAGTTGGCAATTACGTTACGATAGCAATAGTTTATTGAGCTATAAGGTGCTGGTAGAGGCTCATCAGCAACCGTGGTTGTTTTCTCTTATGGCTCCCGTTTCAGCGAGAGCGTCTTCACTTTCTTTAAGCTTTACAGATAATGCGACGATTAAAAATCGCTATAAGCTGGGTACTCGCTCTGAATACCAAGTGTCGAGTGCGATGCGTTATACCTATTCAGCGCAGTCTTTAAGCCCAGAGTTTAAACGTCGCAATTTACTTTTACCTTCAAATAATTCTCGTGCCTTAGCTTACGCCAAAGAGTTGAGAAAAGGTGTGGGGTTAGGGTCTGAAGCGGATGAAAGGCTGATTGAAAAAGTATTAGCTCAGTATCACGCCTCCTTTTTTTATACCCTTGAACCTCCCATTTTGGGCAGTAATACTGTGGATGAATTTTTATTCGACTCTAAACAGGGCTTTTGTGAACACTTTTCGTCAAGCTTTGTCTTCTTATTGCGGGCAGCAGGTATTCCAGCTCGCGTTGTTGTGGGATATCAAGGCGGGCAGTGGAATCAAGCCGCCTCATATTTATTGGTTAAGCAAAGTGATGCCCATGCATGGGCCGAAGCATGGATAGAAGGTAAGGGGTGGTTGAGGTTTGATCCTACGGCTGCCGTTGCGCCTTCACGTATAGAGCGTAGTTTAAGTGAGGCTTTAAGTCCGGAGGAAGCTCAAGCGTTACTTGGTTTAAGAGCGTCGGTACCTATGTTGCAATGGTTGAGCTTGCGCTTAGATGAAATAAATTATCGCTGGCAAAGCTTAGTTGTTAATTTTGATGGTGCCAGCCAGCATGCCTTGTTAAGTCGCTTATTGGGCCATGTAACAAGCTGGCGCATGCTGCTGTTATTTCTTGGCGGTTTTGCTTGTATTTTGCTCTTATATTTCTCTCTCTTATGGCTGAGTCGGCCAACTAAAACACTGACAGCCAGAGATCGTGCTTTTTATCAACTGTTAATGCGTTTAAATAAGGCCGGTTACCACCGAGAAAAACATGAAACAGCTATGCATTTTGTTAAACGTGTTGCTAACCTTGAGCCTGCATGGCGCTTGAGTCTATTTTCTATTGCAAGGCAATACGAGACGCTTCTTTATAACAAAAAAGGGCAAGCCGATGGGCAGGCAGAAAAGGCATTTGTTTTAGCATGCAAGCATTGGCGAGCAATTAAAAGTTAA
- a CDS encoding MATE family efflux transporter, with the protein MLRGFKLKHALALAWPISLQGMLTNFISIVDVAMVSHLGDSAIAAVGLGNRYQFMLMVILLGCAWTVGVLSAQYYGAEQTSRIRSTIVLACAVALLGLLPVALLTWFWSINIIGLATNNIDVIQLGSEYINITVPSLAFVAVILVYENAIRSLGHTKLPLIMSAVAIALNIALNYWFIHGGLGLPAMGVLGAALATAAARLIQLLLLISFIHINQHPLRTRLEDFRPNRKEAWKIISMAAPMMGSFGVWAVGIFVYQLIYGNMGTTELAIIAMLTPVEAIFLALFFGLSSACSISIGQRLGANDFTGAIVQARVFIMLNISIAVLLGIVLTLCAPLVLAPFASSDTGNLAYAHKVLILMALLSWLKVSNMTLAMGVLRAGGDNRIVMLIDVVGMWFIGIPLTAAAALIWHWPLLAVVAIAYSEELSKVILFAWRVLQKHWLKNLSLH; encoded by the coding sequence ATGCTGCGCGGTTTTAAATTAAAACACGCTCTTGCCCTTGCATGGCCTATCAGCCTGCAGGGCATGCTAACCAACTTTATATCCATTGTTGATGTCGCCATGGTCAGCCACCTTGGCGACAGTGCCATTGCAGCTGTAGGCTTAGGCAATCGTTATCAGTTTATGCTGATGGTTATTTTGTTAGGTTGTGCGTGGACGGTGGGTGTGCTCTCAGCCCAGTACTACGGTGCTGAGCAAACAAGTCGTATCCGCAGTACAATTGTACTCGCCTGCGCTGTGGCACTATTAGGTTTATTACCAGTTGCCCTTCTTACTTGGTTCTGGAGTATCAATATTATTGGCTTGGCAACCAATAATATTGATGTCATCCAACTTGGTAGTGAATACATCAATATTACCGTACCCAGCCTAGCTTTTGTCGCCGTTATTCTTGTTTATGAAAATGCGATTAGATCCTTAGGACATACCAAGCTGCCCCTGATAATGAGCGCAGTAGCGATAGCACTTAATATTGCATTAAATTATTGGTTTATTCATGGCGGTTTAGGTCTGCCAGCGATGGGGGTACTAGGAGCTGCTCTAGCGACAGCTGCTGCGCGTTTGATACAACTGCTTTTGCTTATAAGCTTTATACATATTAACCAACACCCTTTACGTACACGCTTAGAGGATTTTCGACCCAATCGTAAAGAAGCCTGGAAAATTATATCTATGGCCGCCCCTATGATGGGTAGTTTTGGAGTATGGGCTGTTGGTATTTTTGTCTATCAACTTATCTACGGCAATATGGGCACAACTGAGCTTGCGATTATTGCGATGCTCACGCCTGTAGAAGCGATCTTTCTTGCTTTGTTTTTTGGTTTGTCCTCTGCCTGTTCGATATCAATAGGACAACGCTTAGGTGCCAATGATTTTACTGGTGCCATTGTGCAAGCACGCGTCTTTATTATGCTTAATATCAGTATCGCTGTGCTCTTAGGTATTGTGCTTACCTTATGTGCCCCCTTAGTACTCGCACCGTTTGCAAGTAGTGATACTGGGAACTTAGCTTATGCACACAAGGTCTTAATATTAATGGCGCTTTTAAGCTGGCTTAAGGTAAGTAATATGACCTTAGCAATGGGAGTGCTACGAGCCGGCGGTGACAACCGCATTGTGATGCTGATTGATGTGGTTGGTATGTGGTTTATCGGTATTCCTCTTACCGCAGCAGCTGCCCTGATCTGGCACTGGCCCCTGTTAGCTGTGGTTGCTATAGCGTATTCAGAAGAGTTAAGTAAAGTCATATTATTTGCTTGGCGGGTACTTCAAAAGCACTGGTTAAAAAACTTAAGCCTTCATTAA